In the genome of Artemia franciscana chromosome 16, ASM3288406v1, whole genome shotgun sequence, the window CATAAAACTCCTTAATTAGAGACATCAGCACGTTAGTAATGGTACTGTAACTATGAATAAATTTATAGTATCTTGATTcgtattttttcaaatctatAGTAGTTCAACCAAATTCAGGAGCAGCTGAAAGCAATTGAAAAGGACAGAATCGAAGGGCGTGACAAAAAACAACCTTTCCACAAATTTGGCTTTAATTCAAGCTATTCacatatttttgttcattaagtgactaaaaaatgtAGAATGAAATGGATATAGCTCTCAAGAGTATCGGTAAACCCATAGTTATAAAAGGTATGCTTAAAATTTCTACACACTTATTGAAGTGAATTGGCTTGTTTTAGTTAGCAAAAAAAACGAAGAGAGACTGGGCATCTTTCGTGTTCTTTATTGAGGTTCCTTTCACGCAATGCCTATTACAATCTGCCCCATTTTATATAGCAAATGGACTGATAAATTTCAAGTTCTTAATGTCTCTTTAAAGTTATTACTTTGATATTCAACCTTTGGAATAAACTATGGATCCTAGTTCAAACTGTTTTGTCTTTTAAGCCTTATCAgagtattatttcaaaattttcaagcaatcTTTCGAGAGATATCCTCGAAAGATttctttcaagatttttttaaggatatttttttttgtagattaaaCCTGTTTTCTTCTGCAGAACAATGGACTAAATTGATACGGCTTTTGAAAGAAATAGTAGCAAAAGTCTGATAGAACCTATCTTGTGGGTTATTGAAACtatctagtgttttttttttctctcattctCTTGTGCATAGGATGCCTAATTTTTGTACAAGCGAAATATCcacgttattttagtctttcatcttttctctctcCTGGCCACAGTCTCTTTTCTTGTCATTTCATTGAGTTTTAcctctttttgttgttttatatcATGCCTTgtcagttcggcttaagaactttcatatgTCAATTGTACTGGCAACTATTAGCCACTTCTgtcaattataattttattggGTTACAAGACACGCAAATTCGTTAAATCTACGGATTTTCTCTTaagaattgaaagaaataaTCAGTGATTCcgaaataattttgattgattttgattttggtattgaaaataaatctaagttaaaaaacaaactaagccTCACGGCTATAATCACGTGACTTGTGAGCAAACACAAAGACGTTTTAAGTTGTCCaaagacttaaattttgtcaaaaaccttTTTAGGGATAATCTTCCATCTGACATTTGTTCTGAGAATTAAGGAAATTGCCATTAGATCTTTTCACAATGATTTTCATCTGACAAAACTTATGATTAAGAAGTTCCAGGATTTGGATGTGTTTTATCCTCGTTTTTGTCTGGGTCCTGCCATTAAGAATTTGTCATCTAAACCTCTTAGTAGTCAACAAGAGGTAGTTTTGTCGATGGGttctaaattctgtttttaacaacgatttctgattcaaaaataatttcaaaggtGGAGTCAGGAGTTATggcttctattgataaagtcAAGGCTTCTTAAGCACTTAGAGCCGAGACCGTAGGGAAACTAAAGAACTTTAGTAGGAGCAACCCACAAACAGGGCTTTAACTATAACAAAGAGCATAAAATTACCAAACAAAATACACCTTTTTTTCCAGCGTGTCTCCTTCTTACCAGAAGAACTGAATTGTTGAGCTGAGTTGAGTTAATTTGTGGTCACTTCAAATGAGGTCACGTCTTatttgaggtaaaaaaaaaatctgtgacCTGGTTGAAGGTTGTTTCCCATTCTTCAATGTGCAATAAACTTCCGAATTCTATAAATGGAAAGACGGcactatataaaattttatagatAATTCAAGAACATCCGTTATTGtctcaaaaaataagaaaaaaggaaaaacgaaaCATCCGTTAAAGCACCGTACACTTTATACAACTGAAACATATTTGGCTATTTACAGCAATTGCTCTGAGGACTTTGATGATCCTTGTTGTGCTGGATATGAATCGGGTTGATTCACGATTCCTGACGTTGATCTGTTTCTTCAGCTTGTCTCTGGGATACAATTCTATATATCTCTGTCAGAATATTTTGGAAAGCAGATTTGACATTTGTTGAGTCCAGTGCTGAGCTTTCAATGAAAGATAAACGATTGGCTAGAGCAAATGCTCTAGCCTCATCAGTTGGCACACTGCGTAAATGTCTTAGATCACTTTTATTACCAACAAGCATGATAACTATATTTTGATCAGCATGGTCACGCAATTCCTTCAACCACCTCTCGACATTTTCAAAGGTTAGCTGCTTGGCAATGTCATACACAAGTAAAGCTCCCACTGCACCAGGATAATAGGCTGAAGTGATTGTTCTGTAGATCTCCCGTCCAGCTGTGTCccatatttgaacttttatagtttttccatCAACCTGTATGCTCCTGGTTGCAAATTCCACTCCAATAGTTGATTTTGATTccaaattaaattcatttctaGTGAATCTTGATAATAAATTACTTTTCCCAACTCCAGAATCTCCAATCAGTAGAACTTTAAATAGGTAGTCATATTCGTCATCTTTCAATCCCATTACGATTCAAAAAGGTAAATATCTTCTTTGTTTGTGAGATTGAAAATTGGAGTCATCTAAAAGTTTGCGGCTATGGccgaatttgaaaattttttgttcaccAGAAGTGGAACTCATACTTGAGCTTGTTACACTATCTATTCGATGTTTAATCttacaccataaatatttttgcagtttgcaTAAGAACATTAGCGATTATGTACTGATTTAATTATAGATAACATTATAACATCGTAGTTACTTTTACgtcatatataattataatctaGGATTATAACGCCATTCGTCAAGCTATCAGCTGCAAAtgaataaaaagggaaaaaatgccCTCAAGTCAGAATATCCTTGTTGCAGCCACAATTCTTGATTTTCAACCCAATATACTACCCTTGTTGTTCATGCCAAAGGATAGTAATTTCCTGTTTAGAGGTTTCGACCAGGCGGCTCTAGAAACATGGTTTAGATTCCTTAGACATTTTGCCTAAtacttgaaattattttgaaaaggaaataaaactaCGGTAGAGTTTGAGGAAAATGACGAACTACTTTTTCctggtatatttttaattaatagtgATTTCCATTTACTGTTTTCAATATAGAAAGCCTAAGCGAAATGATagatatttaaatttgtcaTTCGTGCCAGCCTGTTTCGATGAAACAAGGAGCTATGATTTCAATGGTGAACAGAGCCTTCGGAATTTGTTTCCAGGAGTGGCTggattttgaattgttgtatttgagggatactttattttgtaatagttgcAACAGTTTGAACTTGGTGGCTTATACATCatactaattatattttttcttccatcaaattcaatttgattgaaaaaacttcaacattgattgaaaaataatcCACATACTGAGCTCGTCCCTTTTATTGTAATTCAATTCATTCTTTACAAAAAATCCAGCAGCACCACGATATGGTTCTTAACATGATGATCATAACTTGGAACTGAATACAACGAGATACTAGTTGGAACTAGAAAATGTTTCAGAtaatcttataaaataaaaaagaagaacattttttattaattccaaaatataCCGGTAGTTTTCGTCACGTGGACATTCAAAGAACATAATCGCTGACTCTTTTCATCTATGTCATGAAAGTACAGCAACTAGATATAATCGCTCTCCACAATTGGCCAAATACACCTAATTGGATCAGTCTCAGTTTGGCGCACAAGATTGATTAGACTAGACGTTGTGATTTCCAAATTTATCTCTTGAAGCACTAAGAAGATTGTGCGTACGTTTCGTAAGGTTCCCAGCTAAAAATGAGCCTGAGCGACTTAACTGTTCTTTGTTTAAAACACATGGCGAGttattttttttgataaaacccGGATGAGAACAAGGCTGACTTCATCTGGACTTTGAGATTTATGTAATCCATCTCTAAATCGGTGAACACTGACTGTGTCTGAATCTTTCATAATAATTAGACCCATCCTGACAAACAATACACGCTTTATTGTGCCCCAAGCTCTGTGAAGGAATTTTCTTGACACCATTGAATGACAGAGAATATCTCCTCCCTTTCTGCTCAAGGTCGTCCCAAGGTCAAGGTTTCTGCTCAAGGTCAAGGCTTGAGCTCAAACTGATTCACGCGGTTTTGTAACAATTCGATTATATGCATGaatatttttcattgattttcaaTTAGTACAAATTTAGGATAAAACTCAACATGCACTGCATCATAGATGTCAGAAGCCAATGTTTCAACTGGAAACTTAGCATGAAAATTGGCTGCAGTCTGCAAAGTcgattttttcagctttttgtaaagtttttttcgCAATTTCTTTAGCTAGATTTTGTCAAGTCGGGGATGCTCTGCATTTCCTTTTCCTCCATTGCGAGTGTCCTGTCGTTAGGTCTTAGTAATATTAGCATTTGAATCTTAAAATCTATATTCTGGGGCTTTGCTCctattttaatacattttttctatGAAGCAACCCAATTACCTTGCTTAGCAGCCTGGAAAATACGCAGTTAATTACTCCACGGGTAGTTTTTCTTGGAGgggtttacttaaaaaaaaattgtttttatttctttgcatTACATATTGCTTGCTTCTTAAGTTCATGGATTATATTACTAACTGGTTGAGAATGGGAAGACTACTTACTGTGTTGGCGATATCACTTTTTGCATGTTATCTCGAATGATTTTACAACACCATTCAACTAgtgaaaagagattttaatgattttataaTGGTAAAAATCAATTGAATGTTTGACTCGCCGCAATATTCTTGCTCATGTACTataattttgatgctaagaaTTACTTCAGATCCAAAATTTTCAGCTTCCCGAGAGATGCTAAGGGGGATTTTCTTGACAACTTTACGTGCCCATAACGTAGCTACAAAATTCAGCTTATAAACTATATTGCACTTAAtctaattgttcttttttcactGTTTGCATTGCACTGTTTTTATAAGAgtacttcaaaattttcatcgtaTTGATGCGTGAGTCAATTcgcaccaaaaaaaaagaagctatttgaACCTTAGAAAAAGACCCTCTGCATAGAACACCAAATAAAAGCTCCTCTAGGACCAAATCCAAAATACCATGTTTACCGTGTCTTAATTCCATATCTAACTTACCGTCTTTTCCTTCAACTTTCAAATCAATTGCATTTTCTAACAAGAAATCGAGTGCAGCAATGAAGACCAGcgtctttgcaaaaaaaatctgCATTGACGGAATCAAAACTAATCCATAAATGTTGTAAAGTAGGTCCCAGAGCATATAATGTAATAAGCATGTACTTTAACTTATATTGCTGGTTCCCACTGCTgaaataattaatgaaaaataatggtTCCCACTGCTACGTCAATCCGGAAACGATTTTTTGTGGTGGAACAGAGGTACCACAGAATCGGATGGAGGCTCACAAAGAAACACAGACTTTTGCGTCCAAGCGACAAActctagaaaaattcaaagCAGGCGCTCAAACTCGTGATCCTTCGTGATAAAGTCGTGATCTTTGAATATATTATGGGCTGGCACCTAACAGCCAAAATTAGCTTTTCAATCAAGTCATTTGATTACCttagattattttgaaactgatatggggggggggcttctaGACAAGGATAACGACAAAAGAGTTTTCATATAGAAAATTTTGTCACTCAGAAACTTTTCGTGGCCTAAACtttcatacaaaaacaaagagGTTCTGTTTTATCATCatactaattatattttttcttccatcaaattcaatttgattgaaaaaacttcaacCTTACCTATAATCCATATAATGAGCTCGTCCCTTTTATTGTAATTCAACTCATCCTTTACACGAAATCCAGCAGCACCACAACATGGTTGTTAACATGATTATCTTAACTTGGAAATGAATAAAACGAGAGATACTAGTTTGAACTAGAAAATGTTTCAGATAatcttataatataaaaaaagaagaacagttttttattaattcctaAATATACCGGTAGTTTTCGTCACATGGACATTCAAAGAATATGATCGCTAACTCTTTTCATCTTTGTCATAAAAGTACAGCAACTAGATATAATCACTCTCCACAGTTGGCCAGATACACCTGATTGGATCAGTCTCAGTTTCGCGCACAAGATTGATTAGACCAGACGTTGCGATTTCTAAATTTATCTCTTGAAGCACTAAGAATATCGCGCTTACGTTTTGTAAGGTTCTCAGCGAAATATAAGCCTGAGCAACTAAACTGTTCTTTGTTTTAAGCACATGGCGAGttatttcttttgataaaaCCCGGATGAGAACAAAGTTGACTTCATCTGGTCTTTGAGATTTATGTAATCCATCTCTAAATCGGTGAACACTGACTGTGGCTGAATCTTTCATATTAATTAGACCCATCCTGACAAACAATACACGCTTTATTATGCCCCCAAGCTCTGTGAAGGAATATACTTCACACCATTAAATGACAGAAAATATCTCCTCCCTTTCTGCTCAAGGTCGTCTCAAGGTCAAGGTCTCTGCTCAAGGTCAAGGCTTGAGCTCAAACTGATTCACGCGGTTTTGTAACAAATCGATTATATGcatgaatatttttcaatttttttcatttagttcaaatttaggATAAAACTCAACATGCACTGCATCATAGATTTCAGAAGACAATGTTTCAACTGGAAACTTAGCATGAAAATTGGCTGCAGTCTGCAAAGTcgattttttcagctttttgttAGATTTTATCGCACTTTCTTTAGCTAGATTTTGTCAAGTCGGGAATGCTCTACATTTCATTTTCCTCCATTGTGAGTGACCTGTCGTTATGTCTTAGTTTAAAAACTACCTATCTGACACCTGATATCTAATATTAGCATTTGAATCTTAAAATCTGTATTCTGGGGCTTTGCTCctatattaatacattttttctattaagcAACCCAATTACCTTGCTTATGAGCCTGGAACATACGGAGTTAATGACTCCACGGGTAGTTTTTCTTGGAGGGGTTTTGCTTCTTTAGTTTagagggttttttttcttttttctttttggttgctTCTTTAGTTCatgaaatatattaataaatggtaaagaatggtgGGACTACTGACTGTGTTGGCGATATcactttttgcatgttttatcgaatgattttaCAACACCATTCAGCTAgtgaaaagagattttaatgattttataaTGGTACAAATCAATTGAACGCTTGACTGATCACAATATTCTTGCTCGTGTGCTATAATTGTGATGCTAAGAATTACTTCAGATCCAAAATTTTCAGCTTCCCAAAAGAACCTACGGGGAATTTTCTTGACATCTTCTTTATTCACTGTTTTCATTGTACTACTTTTATAAGAGTACTtctaacttttcattttattgatgCGTGAGTCGATTCGCAccaataaaaagctaattgaacCTTAGAAAAAGACCCTCTGCATAGAACACCAAAAAGAACTCCTCTAGGAACAAATCCCAAATACAATGTTTACCATATCTTAATTCCATGTCTAACGTACCGTATTTTCCTTCAATTTCCAAATCAATTGCATTTTCTAACAAGAAATTGCGTTTCATCTTCCCAAAAATATTATCAGTCAACAGGAATTGCTGTACAGCAACGAAGACCAGCGTCATTGCAAAAAAATCTGCATTGATGGAATCAAAGCTAATCCATAAAGGTTGTAAAATAGGTCCAAAAGCATGTAATGTATTAAACATATAATCTAACTTATAGTACTGGTTTCCACTGCTGAAACAATGAATAAGAAATAATGGTTCCCATTGCTACGTCAATCcggaaacgattttttttctgacgAAACAGACGTACGACAGAATCGGATGGAGGTTCACAAAAAAACGCAGACTTTTGCGTCGCTGCAACAAActctagaaaaattcaaagCAGGTTCTCAAACTCGTGATCCTTCGTGATCAAGTCTTGATCTTTGAATATATTATGGCTGGCACCTAACAGCCAAAATTAGCTTTTCAATCAGCTCCGTGACTTTGGTTATGATTCCTTTTTTAATCAGAACAACACATGCGATTTGTCGTATGAGGTGAAATTATTCAACGAATCTGACGTTGCAGCAAAACGGTTAGTTTTGCGCCGTTTGCCACAAGATTTGTGTTATTTGTCGCATGTTTCAGGATTTTGCGTGAAATCGCAGCAGTAGGAACTAGGGGCAAAATGAAACTGTAACGAGAATACTTAAAGTTTAATCACCAAAGAGGTGATATGTCTTAGCTTAGAAATGATATGGTTtagtttatttcttaatttatgtCTGTTTTGGCTATTATGCTGGGTTATAGTTTGGGCACTTATAAAAGAGTGGATCCattgccaaaaaaaatacagcGTCTAATTATTCAAACTGTATTAATTAGATTAATCACAGAAGCAGATTGATCTGCATTTTTACCTAAAATGAGTAAAATTCAAGCTGAACTTATTAAGAAGACATTCCTTAGGATCAAGATCCTAATACAAGATGGTCCCTGACAGtcaaggagagaaaaaaaaatattccctcAGGGTGGCCACATTTCTGTCTTTCATGAGTGTATAGTAAAGATGACGATTGAAGATCTTCTTTATATTGGACATATTTTCAACCTGAGCAATTTCTCTAACACtaatctgttttcttttatcAAGATCACTTTGAAAAGCCATTCCTAACTAGAAAAACTAATACAAAATCAGTTGCAATTCTTCCGAATAAGGAGAAACTGAATTAAAACTTGTTTCAGGCTAGTTCAAATCAGCTGCATAAAATGCTCGAAGTCGGAGAGTCTCTCAGTCCATTACGCCTTTGATCAATGACAAGTTTTCTCTGACTTGCATATCTATACCTTTGAATGTATTAGAAAACATAGGATAAAGTAGAAGTCATTTGAATACCATAGATAATCTTGAATCTGATATGTCAAAACCAAACCTTTCTTACATGTAAATAACAAGGATTCACTAAAAATTCCTAaggacggggggggggattctagACAAGGATAATGCACAGAAGAGTTTTTATATGGAACATTTTGTCACTCAGAAACATTTCTTGGCCTAAACTTTCATACAAAAACGAACATGTTCTATTTTATCAACTGGCTTAAAAATTTAATGCG includes:
- the LOC136036837 gene encoding ras-related protein Rab-11B-like codes for the protein MGLKDDEYDYLFKVLLIGDSGVGKSNLLSRFTRNEFNLESKSTIGVEFATRSIQVDGKTIKVQIWDTAGREIYRTITSAYYPGAVGALLVYDIAKQLTFENVERWLKELRDHADQNIVIMLVGNKSDLRHLRSVPTDEARAFALANRLSFIESSALDSTNVKSAFQNILTEIYRIVSQRQAEETDQRQES